A single genomic interval of Spinacia oleracea cultivar Varoflay chromosome 6, BTI_SOV_V1, whole genome shotgun sequence harbors:
- the LOC130463451 gene encoding uncharacterized protein: MSIKLVIGGEVITVVSAYAPQAGLDASTRQEFWEDLEEVVQRVPKSEKLIIGGDLIGHVGSSRDGFESIHGGFGYGDRNEAGNAILDFALAYDLGKMNTWFDKIHSHLVTYRSGGNTSQIDCFLIRIALRKCYTNCKVIPGESTSTQHRHVIFIFEIELYKEEKTTSGA; this comes from the coding sequence ATGAGTATTAAGCTTGTGATAGGGGGTGAAGTTATAACTGTTGTGAGTGCCTATGCACCACAAGCAGGACTAGATGCTTCAACTAGACAAGAATTTTGGGAGGATCTGGAAGAAGTGGTGCAACGTGTCCCTAAAAGTGAGAAACTGATCATTGGTGGGGATCTCATAGGACATGTAGGCTCCAGTCGCGATGGATTTGAAAGCATTCATGGTGGTTTTGGGTATGGGGATCGGAATGAAGCGGGAAATGctattttggattttgcattGGCATATGACTTGGGTAAAATGAACACCTGGTTTGATAAAATACACTCTCACCTAGTTACCTATAGGAGTGGAGGTAACACGAGTCAGATCGACTGCTTTTTAATAAGGATTGCTTTGAGAAAGTGCTACACCAATTGTAAGGTGATTCCGGGTGAGAGTACATCAACCCAACATAGACatgtgatttttatttttgagaTAGAATTATATAAGGAGGAGAAGACCACTAGTGGAGCCTAG